The window TAGGGCTATGAGAATAGGCCTTATTTACAAATAGCCTCTCATTTGAACTGTAGTATTGAGTATTCCCCTCATTAAAAATTTCAGCTAAATCAGGTAAATACTCCTCAAATGCCTTTAAAATGCTTTTAGCTGACCAGATGAAAATACCTGCATTCCATACAAAATCTCCACTTTCTATAAACTTCTTAGCTAAGCCAATTTCTGGCTTTTCAGTAAAAGTTTTTACTTTCTTTATTGTAGCTGAATCTGGAATATATTGAATATATCCATAACCTGTTTCAGGTCTGTTTGGATGCATGCCCAATGTAATAAGCTGATCATTTTTAGAAGCACTATCTAAGGCTACTGCAACTGATTGTAGAAAAATATCCTCTTTTAATATTAAATGATCTGCAGGAGCAATTACCATATTCGCATCTGGATTTTTACTCGCTATTTTGTAGCTAGCGTATGCAATACAAGGAGCTGTATTTCTTTTATACGGTTCCAGTAATAATTGATCACTACCAATCCCTTTGATTTGGTCTTTTACGATTCCTTCATAATCCTTATTAGTAACTATAAAGATATTTTCTCTAGGAAACTTAGATAAAAACCTCTCATAAGTCATTTGAAGTAGCGTTTTTCCAACCCCTAGTATATCATGAAATTGTTTTGGTTTAGTAGATGTACTAACTGGCCATAAACGCGTACCTGTTCCGCCAGCCATTATAATTACATAATTATTATTGTTCATAGAGTTTATGGTTCTGAGATGAGCTAAAAATCAAAATAAGAGAAAAAACGAGTTGATTTTATAGCATCAGTAAGCTTAACGCTTAGACTGAAAAATAAGTTGTATCATGAAAATTCATGAGCTCAAAACTGCAAAATTATATATAAAAATTAAAAGTCAACTTGCGATACATATTTTTTAAATTCACTTTAAACAGAGTAAACCAATTATTACCCTTCGAAAATGATTATTTCGCGCATTACCTTACACTAAGATGAAATATAATATGACAGTTTTCGCTTATACTTTTTAATAATTTTTACTAAATTCAAAGTATCTCATAATTAGACATTAACTTTGAGATAACATTAGCAAATAGAAGAAAAAGTAAAGTTAAAATAAGCAATTTGTGCTAAAGAGATGATAGAAGAGCAAGAAGCTACTTTAAAACAAAAATTAAAAGAGGTATTTGGATATAATCAATTCAGAGGAAATCAGGAATTGATTATGCAAAATATAATAAAAGGCCATAATACTTTTGTTATTATGCCTACAGGAGCAGGTAAATCCCTTTGTTATCAATTACCTGCCATTGCCCAAGAAGGAACAGCATTAGTGGTTTCACCCCTGATTGCCCTAATGAAAAACCAAGTTGACACTTTGGTAGCCTTAGGTGTGAATGCGGCATTTTTAAATTCAACCCTAACAAAAACAGAAACTAAAAGGGTGAAAAAAGAAGTAATGAGTGGAGACTTAAAACTTCTTTATGTAGCACCCGAATCTTTAACGAAAGAAGAAAACGTTGAATTTCTTAAGCAAGCAAACATATCATTTGCTGCTATTGATGAGGCTCACTGTATTTCAGAATGGGGTCATGATTTCCGTCCAGAATACAGAAAGATTAAATCGATCCTTCAGCAGATTTCTAATATTCCAATAATTGCATTAACTGCAACCGCTACTCCAAAAGTGCAACTTGATATACAGAAGAATCTTAATATGGAGGAGGCTAATGTATTCAAATCTTCCTTCAACAGAGAAAATCTCTATTATGAAGTTCGCCCTAAAAATCAGGCGAAAAAGCAGCTTATAAGATTTTTGAATGAACGGAAAGGAAAATGTGGTGTAATCTATTGCCTTAGTAGAAAAAAGGTTGAAGAAATTGCAGAATTCCTGAATGTTAATGGCTTTAATGCAGCTCCATATCATGCTGGATTAGAAAGTGGTGCTAGAATGAAAAACCAGGACGACTTTCTAAATGAAGATGTTGACATCATTGTTGCTACAATTGCATTTGGAATGGGTATAGATAAACCTGACGTTCGTTTTGTAATTCATTATGACACTCCAAAATCAGTAGAAGGCTATTATCAAGAAACGGGTAGAGCTGGTAGAGATGGCTTAGTAGGTGATTGCTTAATGTTTTACAGCTATAACGATATCTTAAAGCTTGAAAAGTTTAATAAAGACAAGCCAGTAACAGAAAAAGAAAATGCAAAACTCTTATTAGAGGAAATGTCTTCTTATGCTGAATCATCAGTTTGTAGAAGAAAACAGTTACTTCATTATTTCGGTGAAGAATTTGGTGATTACTGTGGTAAATGTGATAATTGCTTACATCCTAAAGAGAAATTTGAAGCTAAGGAAGAAATGATAACAGTTTTAAAAACTGTAAAACTCACGAAAGAACGTTTCGGAATTAATCATTTAGTAAATGTAATAAGAGGCTCAAATGATCAATATGTTACCAGCTACGGACACAATGAGCTTGAAGTTCATGGAGTAGGCTCTGATAAAGATCTAGAGTTTTGGAAATCTGTAATCAGACAAACCATGCTTTATGGATACCTTGAAAAAGACATTGAAAATATTGGAGTCCTTAAATTAAATGATGCAGGAAAGAAATTTTTAGAAGCCCCTACTGATATTCAATTCACAGTTAATCATGTTTATACGGATGATGGAGACGAAGACCAAATAGAAAAAGAAACCGTTTCAGCCAATTCATTTGATGAAACATTATTTTCTCAATTAAAAGCTTTACGGAAGAAGGTTGCAAAGTCTAAAAATCTTCCTCCATATGTAATTTTCCAAGATCCATCTTTGGAAGAAATGGCTACAACCTACCCTACCACTCAGGATGAACTTGCAGCAGTGAATGGTGTAGGTTTAGGAAAAGTCAGAAAATTCGGAAAACCTTTTATGGAGCTTATAAAAGAGTATGTGGATGAAAATGACATTATAACAGCAGCAGATGTAATGGTGAAATCATCTGTTAACAAGTCAAAAATGAAAATCTTCATCATTCAGCAGGTTGATAAAAAAATCGACCTTGAAGAAATTGCTGAAATGAAAGACATATCCTTTGAGGAGTTGATAGATGAAATTGAACTAATCTGCTATTCAGGTACAACCTTAAATCTGGATTATTACTTAAATCAAATCATTGATGATGAAAAGCAAGAAGAAATTATGGATTATTTCTTGTCTTCAGAATCAGACAGCATAGATGATGCAATGGATGAGTTTGAAGATGAATTCAGTGAAGAAGATTTAAGGCTGATGAGAATTAAGTTTTTATCAACTTACGCAAACTAATTGCTGTCCTAGTTAAATCTGGGACATTTTTTTCATTAGTTTTACTATTAAAATCTCATCCATAATAGGATGACTAAATTAGAACAAAATAGATGAATATATTAGTACTAGGCTCTGGAGGCAGAGAATATGTTTTTACTGAAAAAATTAAGGAAAGCGAGAACTGCGGGAATTTGTTTGTAGCACCAGGTAATGCGGGAACTGCTCAAATTGCTAAAAATATTGATATTAACCCCACCGACTTTGATAATATTGCTGATTTCTGCTTGAAAGAAAATATATCTATGGTAGTTGTAGGACCTGAGGCTCCATTAGTAGCAGGAATTACGGATTACTTTTCTGAAAAAGAAGAATTAAGGAATATCCAAGTAATAGGACCAGGAAAAGAAGGTGCTAATTTGGAGGGGAGTAAAGAATTTGCAAAAAGCTTTATGCAAAGACATAATATCCCAACAGCAGCTTATGCAAGTTTCGAACAAGCTACCTTATCAGAAGGACTCAATTACTTAAAATCTTTAAATCCACCATACGTACTGAAAGCAGATGGACTTGCAGGTGGAAAAGGAGTGGTAATCTGTGAGAATTTAAAAACTGCTGAAAAAACTTTAACAGAAATGCTTCAGGACAAAAAATTCGGTGAAGCTAGCAGTAAAGTAGTTATTGAGGAATTCCTGAATGGTATAGAATTATCCGTATTCGTTTTAACTGATGGCAAAAATTATAAAGTTTTACCAGCTGCTAAAGATTACAAAAGAATAGGAGAAGGTGATACTGGCCTAAATACTGGAGGAATGGGAGCTATTTCGCCAGTGAAATTTGCTGATGCTGATTTCATGCAAAAAGTAGAATCTAAAATCATAAACCCTACAATAAAAGGCTTAAAGAAAGATAAAATTAATTATCAAGGTTTTATTTTTATTGGCTTAATGAATGTGGCAGGCGAACCTTATGTTATTGAATATAATGTAAGAATGGGAGATCCTGAAACCCAGGTAGTATTAGCCAGATTAGAAAGTGATCTTTTGAAGTCATTTGAAAGTTTAAGATCTAAATCACTACATAAGGAAGAATTTAAAATAAGTGATAATACAGCAGCAACTGTTGTATTAGTAGCAGGAGGATATCCTGAAAGTTATCAAAAAGGCAAAGTCATAAAGGGACTTAATGAAGTTGAAAATGCTAAAGTTTTCCATGCAGGCACCTCTTCTAAAGATGGAGAAGTAGTAACAGCGGGTGGAAGAGTATTAGCCATTACAGGCATGGGTGAAGATTTAAAATCAGCCCTAAAGAAGGCCTATGATGGTGCTAATAAAGTTTGCTGGGATGACATTTATTACAGAAAAGATATTGGCCAAGATTTATTGGCTCTAGAATAGAGATTAATGAATATCCCTCTACTTGTCTTTTGAGGAAAAGGTATTCAGAATAATCAATGTATAACACTGCATTAAGCAGTTAAAAATAAAATATAGTATGGGATGCTCATCATGTGGTACTAAAAATAAAGAAGGAGCCACTAGTGGTTGCCAGAACAATGGAGGTTGTAGCACGGGAGGATGTAATAAAATGAATTCTTTCGATTGGTTGTCCAATATGGATTTCCCTAATTATGATAACTTCGATGTAGTTGAAGTTAAATTTAAGGGTGGTAGAAAAGAATTCTTTAGGAATATACATAATCTTGACTTAGTAACAGGCGATCCAGTGGTGGTGGATGTCCCAAATGGACACCACATTGGTTATATTTCTATGCAAGGCGAGTTAGTACGCTTACAAATGCAGAAGAAAAAAGTTAAGAATGATGATGAAATAAAAGCCGTTTACCGTGTTGCTACTGATAAAGACCTTGAAAAATGGTATGAAGTCCAGAACAGGGAAATGCCTACTATGTACAAGGCAAGAGAAGTTATTCAAGAGCTTAAATTAAAAATGAAGCTCTCTGATGTTGAATATCAAGCTGATAATTCGAAAGCAACCTTCTTTTACTCAGCTGAAGAAAGAGTTGATTTCCGTGAATTAATCAAAAAACTTGCTAGCGAATTCAAAATCAGAGTTGAGATGAGACAAATCTCCTTACGTCAGGAAGCTGGCAGATTAGGGGGTATTGGAAGTTGTGGAAGAGAATTATGTTGTAGCACTTGGCTTACAGACTTTAAAAGTGTTTCTACTAGCGCAGCCAGATATCAAAACCTGTCTTTAAACCCAAGTAAGTTATCTGGTCAATGCGGAAGGCTTAAATGTTGTCTTAATTATGAGCTAGATACCTATATGGATGCATTAAGTAACATCCCTGAGGTGGAAAAGCCAATTCAAACTAAAAAAGGCACTTTGACTCTTCAGAAGACTGACATATTCAGGAAAATTATGTGGTTTAGTTATTCTGAAGACAATATTTGGCATCCTGTAAAAGTAGAAAGGGTAAGCGAAATTATTGCACTGAATAAACAAGGTGAAAAACCAGACACTTTGATGGAAGACGTGCTTGAAATTGAAGACTCAGTGCAGATTAATAGCGATTTAATAAAACTAGACCGGAAGTTTACAAAGCCCAAAAAGAAAAAGAAGAAAAGCGGAAAATTCAGACCAAATAAGGTGAAAGCTGTAGAAAAGACTATAAACCAAACCAATAAAGACAAGTCTCAAGCGAAACCTAAAAAACATAAAAACAAGAAAAAGTTTAATAAAAACAGAAACCCACAAAATAAAAATAAGAAAGATTGATGAGGTTTATTTATATTATTTCAGCCATAATATTATTCACTTCGGCTTGTACTGAAGATAGATATTTTGAGGAAAATATTGATTTCACCGACAGAAGTTGGAATATGCAGGATTCCGTTCTATTTCAATTTGAAATTGACAGTATAGAACTCCCCTACAGAGTTAAACTCAATTTAAGAAACACAATGGATTATCCCTACAGGAATATATATGTCCAATATTATCTAAAAGATTCAAGTGAAATTCTAAATGAAAATCTTCAAAATATAAAGCTATTTGAAGCCAAAACAGGAAAACCTTTTGGTGATAGACAAAGTGAAATATATTCCCATCAATTATTAATTCAGGATTCCGTTTATTTCCCCAAAAAAGGAAAATATACTATTCAACTAGAGCAATATATGCGTGAAAAAGAATTAGAAGGAATAGTTTCTGCGGGAATTAAGATTGAGCAATTAAAATAATTTGATTGCTTTATCTTTATTATATTTAATACTCGATTATCCTTTCAGAGTTTTATACTTTTCAAATTCTTCCAAAATTCTGGAAGCAATTTCATAATCACTAGATCGTTGAACAAAGGCTTCATCCAAATCAAGATATTGAATAAAATCTGTTAACTCATCTCCTTTTAAACCGGTTAAATCTTGAACTAATCCAGAATTATACTTTTTACTATTTTGAATAGCATTACCCTGATTGGCAACTGTCTGGTAATACTTTAGCTTTTCTTTATGAGACTTACTTAATTTCTTTACTATAAAGGAAATGGGTTTATTAATAGCATAGCCAAGTGAATTAGTATAGCTAGGGTCATAATTTTTAGGAATTTTTGACATAGGTTTATTAGGTTTCATTCCATATGGTACAAAAGCATCATCCTCAACAACTCCCATATCTACAATTTTCCTACGAAAATCTGATTCTGTTTCAGGCATATTACTGACCCTTACCTCATCTAATTGAATATTTGCTTCGCTTAATACAATTTTCAAATATTTCTGATCCCCTACAATTAATTGCTTTGTATTATAATTGATATTTGAAACTACTAAAGTATCTCCTTTATTAACAGCTAATTTGAATTCTCCTACATCAGTTGAGATTGCCATTATATTTGCACTAATATTCACAATGTGGGCTCCTGAGATAGCTTCACCAGATTCGGATAAAACGATACCATTATGATCTTGAGCAGTAATTGCCGTAGAAAAACTAAATAACAATATGAAAAGTAAACTTAATCGCATTAACTCTAAAAACGTATTTAATTTAAGACTATTATATAAATTAAATTCAAAATGTAAAATCCTAATCCTTAAACTTTTCTAATTTATATTCCTTAAACGAATTAATTATCAATAAGGTAATTTCGTAATCTGAAGCTTCCAAAATATATTTGTTATTAAGATTTAAATAACTCATAAAGTCCATTAAATCTTCACCTTCCAAAGCTGTCAGTTTATGGATTAGTTCCTTATTATATTTTTTATCAATTATAATACGATCATCAGATGTGGCCTTTAACTCATAGTATTCCATTTTAGATTGGTATTTTTTATCGAACCTCTTTCTAAAATAAGACAATGGAAGTGTAAATGAGGGATTAAAATCTTCATCAGCCCCAAACTCTAAACCGGACTCTTTCTCGAATTGCTTTGGTATCTCTCCCATCGGCTTAGCAGGTGTTACTCCGAATGGGATGAATTTTTCATCAGTTTTTACTTCTGTTTTTAATATTTTCCTTTTAAAAGCAAATTCATCATTAGGTAAATTATAAACTTTAATTTCATCTAGTTGAGTAACTTCTTCATCTAGCTCAATATTTTGAAAGGATAATTGTTTTACAACAACTAATTTAGATTGATAGGATATGTGAGAGATAATTAAAGTATCACCAATTGAAGCCTCAATTTTAAACTTCCCCTCCTTAGTTGAAATAGACTGTGTATTGGTATTTATATTTCTTAAATGGGCACCAAATATTGAAGAATAATTATCAGCATCATAAACTAAACCTGAAATCTGACTTTGACTAAGTACAACTTGACTAAAAATTAAGATTAGGTTGATAGTAAAAAAGATACGCATGTAACTGCAAACGCATCTCTTATGTTATTATTACTCACTTGACCTATCCAGTAATCGTTTATCTATAGTTTTGGTGGTTTTTGCACCCAACTCTCTCAAGATTTCTGTCCTTCTGATAAGATTCCCTTTACCCTCATATAGCTTCTTCATAGCATCAGAATAACTATTTTGAGTAGTTTTAAGATTATTACCCACTTTTAGTAAATCATCTGTGAAATTAGTAAACTTATCATATAAGGCTCCTGCCTGAGTAGCAATTTCTATCGCATTTTTATTTTGAAGATCCTGTTTCCAGATATAGGATATAGTTCTCAATGTGGCCATCAATGTGGTTGTACTAACCAATACGATATTCCTATCTAATGCTTTTTCATATAAACTGTGGTCTTCTTTTAAAGCAATAGTTAAAGCAGGTTCATTTGCAATAAACATTAGTACATAATCAGGTTGATTGATATCATATAAGTTTTGATAGTTCTTATCTCCTAATGTTTTGATATGGGTATTAATGCTATCTAAATGATTTTTAAGAAACCTAGCTCTTTGAGTATCATCATCAGCATCAAAATAATTACTATAAGCCGTTAAGGATACTTTTGAATCCAATACCAAATACTTATCATCTGGCATTTTAATGATATAATCTAGCCTTTGGTTGGAGCCTTCTTCATTTTTATAGTTTTTCTCTTTTTCATAATGAACATCCTTTTGAAGTCCAACTTTTTCTAAAATAGCTTCCAGTTGCATCTCACCCCAATTACCTTGAGATTTTGAATCACCCTTTAATGCTTTAGTTAAATTTTCAGCTTCTTTTGTAATCTGCTGGTTCAATTCTTTCAAAGAAGATATTTGTTCTTTAAGTGCACTGTTCCAAACTAAGCTGTCTTTATTACTTTTCTCAACCTTCTCTTCAAACTTTTCAATACGTTCTTTTAGTGGATTTAATAGCTCTCCTAAATTCGTTTTATTCTGATCTGTGAATTTCTTGCTCTTCTCTTCAAAAATTTCTTGAGCTAGATTTTTAAACTCATTTTTAAATTGTTGTTGTAGTTCAGCTAGTTCAGCTTTATGTTCATCTAACTTAATTTTAAGATTTTTATAATCTGATTCAACAGTGGATAATTGTCTATTTAACTGTACATTTTTTTCTCTTTCTTTGCTATGAGCATCTTTTTCTTCTTTTAATTCAGCGTATAAGTTCTCTTTTTGGCTCATGGCAACGGAAAGATCCGTTTGCAGCTTTTGTTTTTCATTATTTATCTGATCAATTTCAGCACTATTATTATTTTGGGATTTTAGGATAAAGTAAGCTAATACTCCTCCAATTACTAAACCAATTACAACTGCAATAATTTCCATAAGAATCCTAAGCTAGATTTCAATAACAAAATTAAGTATTCCAATTAAATGACCAGTGTGAAAATAAATTAAAAGACAAAAAAAAAGCCGGATAAACCGGCTTTTCTATATCATGATATTTTCAATTAATTCAATACAAAACGGATAGGTATAACTCGCTGAGAACGAACTGCTCTACCTCTTTGTCTACCTGGCGTCCATTTTGGAGAGTTTTTCACCACTTCCACGGCTACTTCATCACAACCTCCACCAATTCCTTTAACGGCAGTAACGTCTGTTAATGAACCATCTCTCTCGATCACGAACTGAACGTAAACTACACCTTCAATACCCATACGCTGTGCTTGTCTTGGATATTTATCGGCAAGTTCGTTACCTACATAATCGTAGAAAGCTTGAATACCACCTTGAGGCTCCGCTTGTTGCTCAACAATCTGGAATACCTTATCAACTTCTTCCTCTTCACCTTCTTCTTCGAAAACGAGATCTTCAATAACTGTCTCTTCAGTCATATCCATATCCAAGTCTAATTCGATATCTTCTTCAATCTCTTCCTCATCAGGAATCTCGATGATTTCAGGAAGCTTTACTTTTGGTGGCGGTGGGGGTGGCTGCTCCGTTGGTGGAATCTCCATGATTTCCTCCATGTCATCATCAACCGTACCTAAATCCATGGCCGGCCCTTCATCGTAAAATTTGTACTCGAAAGCAAAAAACACCAAGGAAATGGAAATAACCAATCCTATATTCAAAAAAAGCGTTGACTTTTTGTTGATGTCTGCTCCCGGATTCTTTTTAAGTTCCATAATTAAACATCGTTTAGATAGTAAAACTATTATTTAATGATTTAAATTCAAATTATACTCTTAATCTTTTCGAATAATTTCAAATTAAATTTTATAAATCAGATAAAATACAAACCATCCTGCAAAAACTCCAACTGAGTTTGCCATTATATCTGTAAACTCCAAACCTCTTTCAGGAATTAAAGTTTGACCTAATTCAATTATCAATCCGTATAAAAAGCTAATACCTGTTGCCAGTATTTCAGCATTATAACGAAAATACAAAAAGGTATATTGTTTGGAAAACCCTAGAATAAAAAGGAAGGTCAGTAATGCAAAAACAATAAAATGAGCAATCTTATCGAAGCTAAGAACATCCCATATATTAGTTAGTGGCATTGACTCCCCTGGCGTTAAACCGATCAATAGTATGAGTAAAAACCAAATAATCCCAAACAGATTATACCTTAAAAACATCCTTACTCTCCAATTAATTCTTTATAATCAGCTGCTGATAATAAAGAATCAACTTGTGATGCGTCAGAAAGCTTTACTTTAATCATCCATCCTTTTTCATATGGGTCTTCATTTACTGATTCTGGTGCATCTTCCAACTCTTCGTTGAATTCTAATACAGTTCCTTCAACTGGCATAAATAAATCAGAAACAGTTTTTACTGCTTCAACTGTACCAAATACTTCACCTTCACCAAGTTCGTCATCTATAGTTTCAACTTCTACATATACAATGTCACCAAGTTCTCTTTGTGCAAAATCAGTAATGCCAATAATAGCAGTATCACCTTCCACTTTAACCCATTCGTGATCTTTGGTGTATTTCAGATTTTCAGGTATGTTCATCCGTTAAATATTTAAATGATTATTAATTAATGTTTCTCAAAATTACACTCTTTTTTCGGATGCAAAAATAATTATTGCAATCCAAATCGAACTTGTACACCAAAGGAGGTATTTGTGGTTGGAAATGAGTTTTGAACCCTCGGTTCATTGAAATTTCTTTGAAAATAAAAATTCAAATTCAATCTATCATTCACTGTATAATTTACCGTTGGTCTTAATTGGAAATTAATTGTACCGTCTACCAATACATTTCGACCATCGTCTAATGTTCTTTGAACTACTTCGGTATCTCTGACAGTAACACTTAATTGCATTGTTAAGTCATTATCAAGAGAAACCGTTCTGCCACGTACTTTGAAAGGTAATGTGAAATTTGGATCTGTAAAGCCTATATCTATTACTATATCATTGCTTTTTTGATCTGTTATTTGAGAAGTTTCTGTACTTAAAGCTACATTTCTCTCCTTTTTGTATTCAAATTTAGCTGTCAGCCTTCCTGAACTTCTCATGCTCACTCCTATTAATGGAGAAAATCTTTCTGAAATTAGAACTTGGCCAATAGTATAAACGGGCAAATAAAATCCGCTATCTGATACTGCTGATGGTAATGGGTAATTATTTTCAATGTTATTACTTAAGTTAAGCTCTTGTTCATCCCCATAAAATGCATTATTAATAAAATTGTTAATGGTTAAAGTAGATACATAAGCATGACTAAGACTTATACTTGGAAAAACCTCTTTAATCGCTTTAATATTTGATAGGCCCTTATAGTCTACTCTCCAATTTGGCAGTGGTAACCGTGGAAACGGATTGGTCTCTATTTCTGAAGCTCCTACTCCTGTGTAAGCAGCCAAAAAAGAAGGAATCAAAATATCCTGATGATTTAATTGATACTCTCCACCATTTTGATTCGCGCTTGATAATCTTTGCCTTAAAACTTCCCTGTTTTCTCTTACTTGTTCAAATAATGGAGAATTATCTACCTCAGTTCTTACAAAAGCAGTATTGATCATATTGTAGCTCATTACAAAATTTCCACTTCTTGTTGGCGTAAGATTTACAAAAGCATCTGCATCATCACTAAATCTAAATAACTCACTGTAATTCTCATTAAGCGTTCTATTTACATCTAATTGGACACTTAAATCTTTTGCCGGTTCTAAGGTAGCCTTAATATCTAGCGTCTTTACAATAGACTGAGTGTAAAAATTAGACTGGGAATTTGATCTTGCTAACCAGTCATTTTCTGCAGCTCTAAATCGTATAGTAGGATCCTGACTTCCTAATATAAATGGTATTCCAGGAGCCGTTAAAGATGAATCTAACCCGAATAAATATGCTCTGTTTCTAAAGCCAGGTAACAATGTACCGCCACGTTCCGAATAGCTTCCAGTAATATTCTTAACTGACATTAATAATTTCAATAAGCCTTTAACAATGGGGGCCCCGGGTTTATTCCAAGTTGTATCTGGCTGATTCGCTCTTCTACGCGGAGGATTATTTATGCTATTCAGGATTTTAACTTTATTGTAAAGCTTATTCATATCTAACCTAGAGTTCAATCCCCATTCACTGCTATTTTGTATGATATGTCCTAAAGTATCAATTTGATTTAAAGATCCAGATGTCCAGTTGAAATCAACTTTATA is drawn from Marivirga arenosa and contains these coding sequences:
- a CDS encoding mannose-1-phosphate guanylyltransferase, producing the protein MNNNNYVIIMAGGTGTRLWPVSTSTKPKQFHDILGVGKTLLQMTYERFLSKFPRENIFIVTNKDYEGIVKDQIKGIGSDQLLLEPYKRNTAPCIAYASYKIASKNPDANMVIAPADHLILKEDIFLQSVAVALDSASKNDQLITLGMHPNRPETGYGYIQYIPDSATIKKVKTFTEKPEIGLAKKFIESGDFVWNAGIFIWSAKSILKAFEEYLPDLAEIFNEGNTQYYSSNERLFVNKAYSHSPNISIDFGVMEKADNVKVLLTDIGWSDLGNWESLHEIREKDKYDNALDENVMSFNSTGNIVTTDRSDLVVIQDLHDFLVAEENGIILICKKDAEKEIKEIVNSVKLKKGDSFI
- the recQ gene encoding DNA helicase RecQ, which gives rise to MIEEQEATLKQKLKEVFGYNQFRGNQELIMQNIIKGHNTFVIMPTGAGKSLCYQLPAIAQEGTALVVSPLIALMKNQVDTLVALGVNAAFLNSTLTKTETKRVKKEVMSGDLKLLYVAPESLTKEENVEFLKQANISFAAIDEAHCISEWGHDFRPEYRKIKSILQQISNIPIIALTATATPKVQLDIQKNLNMEEANVFKSSFNRENLYYEVRPKNQAKKQLIRFLNERKGKCGVIYCLSRKKVEEIAEFLNVNGFNAAPYHAGLESGARMKNQDDFLNEDVDIIVATIAFGMGIDKPDVRFVIHYDTPKSVEGYYQETGRAGRDGLVGDCLMFYSYNDILKLEKFNKDKPVTEKENAKLLLEEMSSYAESSVCRRKQLLHYFGEEFGDYCGKCDNCLHPKEKFEAKEEMITVLKTVKLTKERFGINHLVNVIRGSNDQYVTSYGHNELEVHGVGSDKDLEFWKSVIRQTMLYGYLEKDIENIGVLKLNDAGKKFLEAPTDIQFTVNHVYTDDGDEDQIEKETVSANSFDETLFSQLKALRKKVAKSKNLPPYVIFQDPSLEEMATTYPTTQDELAAVNGVGLGKVRKFGKPFMELIKEYVDENDIITAADVMVKSSVNKSKMKIFIIQQVDKKIDLEEIAEMKDISFEELIDEIELICYSGTTLNLDYYLNQIIDDEKQEEIMDYFLSSESDSIDDAMDEFEDEFSEEDLRLMRIKFLSTYAN
- the purD gene encoding phosphoribosylamine--glycine ligase — translated: MNILVLGSGGREYVFTEKIKESENCGNLFVAPGNAGTAQIAKNIDINPTDFDNIADFCLKENISMVVVGPEAPLVAGITDYFSEKEELRNIQVIGPGKEGANLEGSKEFAKSFMQRHNIPTAAYASFEQATLSEGLNYLKSLNPPYVLKADGLAGGKGVVICENLKTAEKTLTEMLQDKKFGEASSKVVIEEFLNGIELSVFVLTDGKNYKVLPAAKDYKRIGEGDTGLNTGGMGAISPVKFADADFMQKVESKIINPTIKGLKKDKINYQGFIFIGLMNVAGEPYVIEYNVRMGDPETQVVLARLESDLLKSFESLRSKSLHKEEFKISDNTAATVVLVAGGYPESYQKGKVIKGLNEVENAKVFHAGTSSKDGEVVTAGGRVLAITGMGEDLKSALKKAYDGANKVCWDDIYYRKDIGQDLLALE
- a CDS encoding PSP1 domain-containing protein, which produces MGCSSCGTKNKEGATSGCQNNGGCSTGGCNKMNSFDWLSNMDFPNYDNFDVVEVKFKGGRKEFFRNIHNLDLVTGDPVVVDVPNGHHIGYISMQGELVRLQMQKKKVKNDDEIKAVYRVATDKDLEKWYEVQNREMPTMYKAREVIQELKLKMKLSDVEYQADNSKATFFYSAEERVDFRELIKKLASEFKIRVEMRQISLRQEAGRLGGIGSCGRELCCSTWLTDFKSVSTSAARYQNLSLNPSKLSGQCGRLKCCLNYELDTYMDALSNIPEVEKPIQTKKGTLTLQKTDIFRKIMWFSYSEDNIWHPVKVERVSEIIALNKQGEKPDTLMEDVLEIEDSVQINSDLIKLDRKFTKPKKKKKKSGKFRPNKVKAVEKTINQTNKDKSQAKPKKHKNKKKFNKNRNPQNKNKKD
- a CDS encoding gliding motility lipoprotein GldH — translated: MRFIYIISAIILFTSACTEDRYFEENIDFTDRSWNMQDSVLFQFEIDSIELPYRVKLNLRNTMDYPYRNIYVQYYLKDSSEILNENLQNIKLFEAKTGKPFGDRQSEIYSHQLLIQDSVYFPKKGKYTIQLEQYMREKELEGIVSAGIKIEQLK
- a CDS encoding carboxypeptidase-like regulatory domain-containing protein, translated to MRLSLLFILLFSFSTAITAQDHNGIVLSESGEAISGAHIVNISANIMAISTDVGEFKLAVNKGDTLVVSNINYNTKQLIVGDQKYLKIVLSEANIQLDEVRVSNMPETESDFRRKIVDMGVVEDDAFVPYGMKPNKPMSKIPKNYDPSYTNSLGYAINKPISFIVKKLSKSHKEKLKYYQTVANQGNAIQNSKKYNSGLVQDLTGLKGDELTDFIQYLDLDEAFVQRSSDYEIASRILEEFEKYKTLKG
- a CDS encoding peptidase associated/transthyretin-like domain-containing protein, with protein sequence MRIFFTINLILIFSQVVLSQSQISGLVYDADNYSSIFGAHLRNINTNTQSISTKEGKFKIEASIGDTLIISHISYQSKLVVVKQLSFQNIELDEEVTQLDEIKVYNLPNDEFAFKRKILKTEVKTDEKFIPFGVTPAKPMGEIPKQFEKESGLEFGADEDFNPSFTLPLSYFRKRFDKKYQSKMEYYELKATSDDRIIIDKKYNKELIHKLTALEGEDLMDFMSYLNLNNKYILEASDYEITLLIINSFKEYKLEKFKD